The Macadamia integrifolia cultivar HAES 741 chromosome 3, SCU_Mint_v3, whole genome shotgun sequence genome segment cctctctttctctctctaactgTACCTTCCAATCTCTAGAGAGGACTAATGGgatttttttagaagaaaaaactaaaacttgaaaacagAGTACAGTAAGCTATAGCCAAGaccaaaacagaaacagaacatCAAAACAGAGCAGACAACTACATCCTTCAACAAACAGGAGAATGAAATTTGTTTCCTGGAATATTTCTAATTGTCCTAACATGATGCACGGAAGGCTAAAAATTCCATCACTTGTACCTCCTAAAGCAGTTCTCCACAAATAAGATGAGACTTGTATATATCATCATTTGTACAAGATCCAATGTCCAATCCACATTGATATAAAAGGATTATATCAAATTTATTTCCAGGGATATTTCAAATTATATTTCATTTATATTGGATTATCATTCTTCTGTTTTTGCAAGCAGACCAAAACAGAGACCTTGGTGACAGCTGATTATCAAGGTGATTCAGGTTGGGGAGATGACAATCCTTCTGTGTTTCTGATGACAATTGTAAAAACCTTGCAAGGTGAATACCAATTGACAAATGGTTATGGTCCAGAGAAAGCACCTCAAGTTATGAGAGTAAGAAACCAGCTATCTTTTCCTAACAGAAAAAACCAAAGACTTCTGCAATAAACAGcaaattctcttcttcttcccctttaaTCTACATATGATATAATCACACTACAAAATGAAATCAACACAAAAATGACTATTGATCAATGTATTTTAGGGCCACTGGAACACTTACATTGTGGAAGAGGATTTCAAGTTCATGTCTCAAAAAGGTCTAAATGCTGTGAGGATTCCAGTCGGATGGTGGATAGCAAGTGATCCACCACCCAAGCCATTTGTTGGTGGGTCTATACAAGCTCTGGATAATGCTTTTAGATGGGCACAGTAAGTAgcaataaatcatatttttccatAATCAGAAGCATTTACAAGCcaatttcaagaaaatattcATTTTCTTGTGTTTATGCAGGAATTACAGTATGAAGATTATAGTTGATCTGCATGCAGTTCCTGGCTCGCAGAATGGTAACGATCACAGTGGTACAAGAGATGGATATCAGGAATGGGGAGCCTCCAACATACAGGAATGTGTTAATGTCATAGACTTCTTAGCATCCAGGTTCAAGAAATTAACCTTCCATAAAACTTCCTTACAATATACTGCAACATAAGTTTTTACATTGCCCATCAAGTTAACACCCATAAATTTCAACATATAACCTCTTCTACTGATCTTCTAGTGTCAGATTCATTCCTTAAACATGGGATAATTCTTTGCATGTTTCACATTTGCTCCATCTCTAATCGCCATTAGTCAGGACAGCTTATTTCAGTAATTTGGTGTACTAATGCTGATTGAAGGTGTTCCTAACCACTCAACTATCATTGATTTACAGGTATGCTAAAAATCCAAGCCTTGCTGCAGTGGAACTGATCAACGAGCCTCTCGCGCCTGGGGTCACATTTGAGAACCTAAATACATATTATAAAGCTGGTTATCAAACTGTAAGAAAGCACAGTTCTAGTGCTTATGTGATCTTATCTAACAGGTTAGGACCTGCTGATGCTAGAGAGTTCCTCCAACTAGGAAGAAGCCTCCAAGGCTCTGTTATTGATGTCCACTACTACAATCTCTATGATAATGCATTCAACAACATGAATGCACAACAGAATATTGACTTTATCTACAACAATCGCTCAGCGCAGTTGAGTGAAGTCACCATAACCGGTGGTCCACTGAGTTTCGTCGGTAAGGGATAGCAAACTAGGCCACAGCTATACAAGTCtgttttgatttagaatctgtTCTAACAAAACATAGACCAGTGAAGAGGTCTAATAATGCTGTGTGGTTGGAATGGGTTTTTTATGCAGGGGAATGGACTGCAGAATGGGAAGTCCAGGGAGCATCAATGCAAGTCTATCAGAGGTTTGCAAAAGCCCAAATGGATGTTTATGGACAGGCCACATTCGGATGGGCGTACTGGTCTTACAGGAATGTGAACCACCACTGGAGTCTCAAGTGGATGATCAAAAACAATTATATAAAGCCATAGGTCTCTACCAAGGCTGCTAGTTCCTTTATCTTCTTTCAGAACAAATAATGCTCCCAGGTGGAGTTCTAGCTATCTATAGATCCAACAGTGATGGTTGGCAGTTTTGATTAGGTGCAGAGTAAGACTGCATTCATTTGGATGGTAAAATTAATCAACtaagaaatcaaattaaaatatttatcgATTGCTTTGTTGCATCCATTGAAGCTAATACAACCCTCCCTGCTCTGATATCATCTGCTATTATCAAACACACAcgcacaaaataataataataataataataataataataataataataataataataataataataataataataaattaaaaattaaaaatctttGGCGATAAATCTTTGTGATGTATCATAAACTTGGGACAAAAGAAGAG includes the following:
- the LOC122074723 gene encoding probable glucan 1,3-beta-glucosidase A codes for the protein MSVKLQKYLSAENGGDSFVVANRASASDWETFRLWRINESTFNLRVFDKKFVGLSKRGHRVRAVAHSNQPGTSEAFQIVRNTNDTNRIRILAPNGHFLQTKTETLVTADYQGDSGWGDDNPSVFLMTIVKTLQGEYQLTNGYGPEKAPQVMRGHWNTYIVEEDFKFMSQKGLNAVRIPVGWWIASDPPPKPFVGGSIQALDNAFRWAQNYSMKIIVDLHAVPGSQNGNDHSGTRDGYQEWGASNIQECVNVIDFLASRYAKNPSLAAVELINEPLAPGVTFENLNTYYKAGYQTVRKHSSSAYVILSNRLGPADAREFLQLGRSLQGSVIDVHYYNLYDNAFNNMNAQQNIDFIYNNRSAQLSEVTITGGPLSFVGEWTAEWEVQGASMQVYQRFAKAQMDVYGQATFGWAYWSYRNVNHHWSLKWMIKNNYIKP